A stretch of Babesia bigemina genome assembly Bbig001, chromosome : III DNA encodes these proteins:
- a CDS encoding HETEROGENEOUS NUCLEAR RIBONUCLEOPROTEIN-RELATED, putative, producing the protein MGRYVLSLVHTIRTLVTATCLAHCFLLLDLPRPCAASGLLHRYRGNQKHLGPDVGLQRSQFGARVPAFVANNVRSDGLFASDSRLFASGRFSFDPAVVKKRRRSSLSKQSNKSKNRWESQHSTMHELANLSSDHPTKEALRQVSLEEFVRRIEKRPERKRIPRPAEAHEPWYDAVVYLKGLPYEATEDDIQSWLSGYDIICVVLIKNENGCFTGDAYVRCSNIEERDRLQREMTGKTLGTRYVPMYRVTESAYLEYYRTGFRREPAKRNYIAPQLLVMKHGVGIEPTDVCSLKSGSRICGVVTNIYRNGVLVDCSVYESVGGLRERVFCVLMRNRIARNVGLLGQQREWLRTKDLVLFPGIKLNLYVEKVRQTTAQSSFDEDLWREHFGEPFESLNAPSSLPKRSMVYLTMDSSVSDDKVQWWERRLVDTYAKFTLHDSDIPDRIHDEEVFQRVAVGDTWLGGRPHVKRSEVAAGRVSIGGNKKIVDTTSTFDREAEEPDPPDNVDGPAYHELVREFMRDSDVDKYGTRYHGFEDAEAGLDTTEIRGEPTMEPILLNVDSPNEPAVFDDAEMSEAGSSTSTDVPFDTSTGASRVSFQRTKVSSNAPSLVLGNAADEGGPGELRRFAFREIDVPPTSMMPADNLDGLNVIEDLRRKTIAEELKVLPRTTLFDECIQLPGSGWLLRRSDVPKLAEVQVVAILRQLGKEAVKGAENSDFQNRMLLCQVIKEQGLGTGLDPKTLIAKGLYKVKQSKKKLKRIIELTKNLTGRRFTREDLDAASKSELQMLAEESLRKFAQWNPVEDVKRVFVEMYGGILSSLPEDASLEERWEALKWHVVLEIYGEQSDLKEILRDIEENDRMLGQHVESPSDVLGELVKGSIEQMCSERHAEHEPPSP; encoded by the coding sequence ATGGGGCGATATGTTCTCTCGTTAGTGCATACAATAAGGACCTTGGTAACTGCCACATGTTTGGCGCACTGCTTCTTGCTTCTGGATCTTCCGCGCCCCTGCGCTGCTTCTGGTCTGCTCCACAGGTATAGGGGTAACCAGAAGCATTTGGGACCGGATGTTGGTTTGCAACGGAGCCAATTCGGGGCTCGTGTACCCGCATTTGTCGCAAACAACGTGAGAAGTGATGGCTTATTTGCGTCTGATTCACGGTTATTCGCGTCCGGCAGGTTTTCGTTCGACCCTGCCGTCGTGAAGAAGCGACGCCGATCATCGCTGAGTAAACAATCTAACAAGTCCAAAAACCGCTGGGAATCGCAACATTCTACGATGCACGAGCTTGCGAACCTGTCTTCCGACCACCCGACAAAAGAGGCCCTGCGGCAGGTGAGCCTTGAGGAATTCGTCAGACGTATCGAGAAACGCCCGGAGCGGAAGCGTATTCCACGCCCTGCCGAGGCGCATGAACCATGGTATGATGCCGTGGTGTACCTTAAGGGGCTGCCGTACGAGGCCACTGAGGACGACATTCAAAGCTGGCTATCGGGTTATGATATTATCTGCGTCGTGCTCATCAAGAACGAGAACGGCTGCTTCACTGGCGATGCGTACGTTAGGTGCTCCAACATCGAAGAGAGGGACCGCTTGCAGCGGGAAATGACCGGTAAAACTCTCGGCACTCGTTACGTGCCCATGTACCGTGTGACAGAGTCAGCGTACCTGGAGTACTACCGGACCGGTTTCCGCCGTGAGCCTGCGAAGCGcaactacatcgctcctcaacTGCTGGTTATGAAACACGGCGTCGGAATAGAGCCTACCGACGTCTGTAGCCTGAAAAGCGGTTCTAGGATATGCGGCGTCGTGACTAATATTTATCGCAACGGTGTTCTTGTGGACTGTAGCGTATACGAGTCGGTGGGAGGTCTGCGAGAGCGGGTGTTCTGCGTTTTGATGCGCAACCGTATCGCGCGTAATGTTGGCCTGCTGGGTCAGCAGCGCGAGTGGCTGCGAACGAAGGACCTGGTGCTCTTCCCTGGCATCAAGCTGAACCTCTACGTGGAGAAGGTGCGCCAAACCACTGCCCAGTCGTCGTTCGATGAAGACTTATGGCGCGAGCATTTCGGTGAACCCTTCGAGTCCTTGAATGCGCCGTCTTCGCTGCCCAAGCGCTCCATGGTCTACCTCACCATGGACTCCTCTGTGAGCGACGACAAGGTGCAGTGGTGGGAGAGGCGTCTGGTCGACACATACGCTAAGTTTACGCTGCACGACAGTGACATTCCAGATCGGATCCATGACGAAGAAGTGTTTCAGCGGGTGGCGGTCGGCGATACGTGGCTGGGTGGCCGCCCGCACGTGAAACGCAGTGAGGTCGCGGCAGGGCGCGTATCCATAGGCGGCAACAAGAAGATAGTTGATACAACTTCAACGTTTGACCGCGAGGCTGAGGAACCCGACCCACCTGACAACGTGGATGGCCCTGCTTACCACGAGCTTGTGCGCGAATTTATGCGTGACTCAGACGTCGATAAGTATGGAACGCGGTATCACGGCTTCGAGGATGCAGAAGCCGGGTTAGATACAACGGAAATCCGCGGGGAGCCCACTATGGAACCTATCTTACTGAACGTCGATTCGCCCAACGAGCCCGCCGTATTTGACGATGCCGAGATGTCGGAGGCTGGCAGCTCCACTTCAACTGATGTCCCTTTTGATACATCAACCGGCGCGAGCAGAGTGTCATTCCAACGCACCAAAGTGTCGTCCAATGCACCCTCGTTGGTACTTGGAAATGCCGCAGATGAAGGCGGTCCTGGGGAGCTTCGCCGGTTTGCGTTTAGAGAAATTGATGTTCCCCCAACGTCAATGATGCCAGCCGACAACTTAGACGGCCTGAACGTCATAGAGGATCTGCGTCGGAAAACTATCGCGGAAGAACTAAAGGTCCTTCCGCGCACAACGCTGTTCGACGAGTGCATCCAGCTTCCGGGTAGCGGCTGGTTACTAAGGCGATCTGACGTCCCCAAATTGGCGGAAGTTCAAGTAGTTGCTATATTGCGGCAACTGGGTAAGGAAGCAGTGAAAGGCGCGGAAAACTCCGATTTCCAAAATCGTATGTTGTTGTGCCAGGTGATAAAGGAGCAGGGCCTGGGCACGGGTTTAGACCCTAAGACGCTGATCGCGAAGGGTCTGTACAAGGTCAAGCAGTCGAAGAAGAAACTTAAGCGAATCATCGAGCTAACTAAGAACCTGACAGGTCGCCGTTTCACCAGGGAGGACCTGGACGCGGCGTCAAAGTCGGAGCTACAGATGTTGGCCGAGGAATCGCTGCGCAAATTCGCACAGTGGAACCCAGTTGAGGATGTAAAACGCGTGTTTGTAGAGATGTATGGCGGCATCTTATCGAGTCTGCCAGAGGACGCCAGCTTGGAGGAGCGCTGGGAGGCGCTGAAATGGCACGTCGTGCTCGAGATATACGGCGAACAGAGCGACTTGAAGGAAATACTCCGTGACATCGAGGAGAACGATCGCATGCTGGGCCAGCACGTCGAATCCCCATCTGACGTGTTGGGTGAATTGGTGAAGGGCTCCATAGAGCAGATGTGCTCTGAGCGGCATGCCGAACATGAGCCGCCGTCCCCCTGA
- a CDS encoding Tim10/DDP family zinc finger containing protein, putative, which yields MDVSSAFKNIKDEKEKAEILISFQKAVQSQKLTLKLLGVCFDRCVPSPGEVLTTSQQTCLWRCGQRNVETQYFILKRLEGMASNMK from the exons ATGGACGTTTCGTCGGCGTTTAAGAATATCAAGGACGAGAAGGAGAAGGCTGAG ATTTTGATATCCTTCCAAAAGGCCGTCCAATCGCAGAAGCTGACGCTGAAGCTGCTCGGTGTGTGCTTCGATCGCTGCGTCCCTTCTCCGGGTGAGGTACTTACGACATCACAGCAGACTTGCCTCTGGAGGTGCGGGCAACGCAACGTCGAAACCCAGTACTTCATCCTGAAGCGCTTGGAAGGCATGGCTTCCAATATGAAATAA
- a CDS encoding BRAIN PROTEIN 44/YHR162W(YEAST) like protein, putative — translation MLGFLQKVFYPGVVPVLQAKVLALPLPEKAKAVLAHPAGPFTIHFYAPTFKWGISIANLADINRPTDKLSLPQQLAVSCTGIIWSRYSTVITPVNYNLLAVNAAMAVTGVYQISRICRDRLSSGKPLF, via the exons ATGTTAGGCTTTCTGCAGAAGGTCTTCTACCCGGGTGTGGTTCCCGTATTGCAAGCGAAGGTGCTGGCGCTTCCGCTTCCAGAGAAAGCCAAAGCAGTACTAG CTCACCCCGCCGGCCCCTTCACGATTCACTTCTACGCACCGACTTTCAAGTGGGGAATTTCCATAGCGAATTTGGCGGATATAAACCGTCCTACTGACAAGCTATCGCTACCGCAGCAGCTAG CCGTGAGCTGCACCGGCATAATCTGGTCGCGATACAGTACCGTGATTACCCCCGTTAACTACAACCTTCTGGCAG TTAACGCTGCGATGGCTGTCACTGGTGTATACCAGATATCACGTATCTGCCGCGACAGGCTGTCATCTGGCAAGCCGCTATTCTAG
- a CDS encoding WD domain, G-beta repeat containing protein, putative: protein MTFGFQACPSSVRIWHLKERADGVASKAHLCASYDAGCGMEYDIVLEAVIDNHFKKTVRSVRFSSDGRYLICASFDGTATVWGRENDDLGGLRKVEPETVHDSLASNDSSGLQTWSCLCVLEGHENEVKCAAFDCTSTYIATCGRDKTVWIHQRSYSSADNDAYDIARLPQGPSNGPLEFYCTAILTGHTQDVKCVCWSTNALLLASSSYDETVRLWGLIRQDWVCIQTLSMFTSTVWSVSFDVDGSRLAAGAADGTVFVFQIAIGKQPNIEDWLLSAILAVKSTQNSWTSRHIFLGTKARDYVEQLTELQRQVACTGAILKLGPIDATFSHVMARKMSKIRDHQLKHPLIADDWQPCHCIESHHSRPVYSVDLNTLLLTGGGDNMVKIMHPGNDGDGRRIEFVAHNSDVNGVSWKRHDSRLLFATVGDDEYIKVWKLVDT, encoded by the exons ATGACTTTTGGGTTCCAGGCGTGCCCGTCTAG CGTGCGTATATGGCATCTCAAGGAACGCGCGGATGGAGTCGCCTCCAAGGCTCATCTATGTGCATCCTACGACGCCGGTTGTGGCATGGAATATGACATCGTTTTGGAG GCTGTGATAGACAATCATTTCAAGAAGACCGTTCGGAGCGTGAGGTTCAGCAGTGACGGCAGATACTTGATCTGCGCATCCTTCGACGGCACTGCAACTGTCTGGGGTCGTGAAAATGATGACTTGGGAGGTCTCCGTAAAGTAGAGCCCGAAACTGTACATGATTCGCTGGCTTCCAACGACTCTTCGGGTCTGCAGACGTGGTCATGCCTCTGTGTACTTGAGGGGCACGAAAACGAAGTGAAATGCGCCGCGTTCGACTGCACCTCTACTTACATCGCAACATGCGGACGTGACAAAACCGTCTGGATCCACCAACGCTCTTATTCCAGCGCAGACAACGATGCGTATGATATTGCCCGGTTGCCGCAGGGCCCCAGTAATGGTCCCCTGGAATTCTATTGCACAGCCATATTGACGGGCCACACGCAAG ATGTTAAGTGCGTTTGTTGGAGCACCAATGCCCTGTTGTTGGCTAGTTCGTCGTACGACGAGACGGTTCGGCTCTGGGGCCTGATCCGTCAGGACTG GGTATGCATCCAGACTCTAAGCATGTTTACGTCGACCGTCTGGTCGGTATCTTTCGACGTGGACGGCAGCCGTCTAGCGGCAGGCGCGGCTGACGGCACGGTGTTCGTCTTCCAAA TTGCGATCGGTAAACAACCCAATATTGAGGATTGGCTGCTCAGTGCTATATTGGCAGTGAAAAGCACACAAAATTCGTGGACATCTCGACACATTTTTTTAGGTACAAAGGCGCGTGATTACGTGGAGCAGCTGACAGAACTGCAACGGCAGGTCGCCTGCACGGGCGCAATTTTGAAGCTGGGCCCGATTGATGCGACATTTTCGCACGTAATGGCTAGGAAGATGAGCAAGATCCGTGACCACCAGCTGAAGCACCCGCTCATTGCAG ACGACTGGCAGCCTTGCCACTGCATAGAATCCCACCACTCTCGGCCTGTGTACTCCGTGGACTTAAACACTCTGCTGCTGACG GGAGGCGGCGATAACATGGTGAAGATAATGCATCCGGGCAACGACGGTGACGGTCGACGCATAGAG TTTGTTGCGCACAATTCCGACGTCAACGGTGTGTCGTGGAAGCGCCACGACTCACGTCTACTGTTTGCAACTGTGGGCGACGACGAGTATATCAAGGTGTGGAAGTTGGTGGACACATGA
- a CDS encoding C2H2 zinc finger domain containing protein, putative — protein sequence MKRSRLLQKSYGCDSCGKSYSRSDHLKRHIRSHGRSRTQFVCGVDGCQRSYVNHEACLEHRAMHIRKLEDGHIYVKGFLVEKHIAEDVTSFVCPVQGCNKLYQSYGGISRHIARNHSGSLICGIDGCTRSFENKEPLEEHRKKHEQQSDPGICYIKGYAVKKIDKEDGTVLICPFEACSSSCHSTSGMTKHISRHISQSSLVDDIAKEPPAFLCPHEGCGRIFTKVGVCIRSHDNFLCDTISYRIACHAVNSTFCQ from the coding sequence ATGAAAAGAAGTCGATTGCTGCAGAAATCCTACGGGTGCGATAGCTGCGGTAAAAGCTATTCACGTTCCGATCACCTCAAAAGACACATCAGGAGCCACGGCCGCAGCAGGACGCAATTCGTGTGCGGTGTTGACGGGTGCCAAAGATCATATGTCAACCATGAAGCCTGCCTGGAGCACAGGGCAATGCATATAAGGAAACTAGAGGATGGGCATATATACGTAAAGGGTTTCCTGGTGGAGAAACATATCGCAGAAGACGTAACGTCGTTCGTTTGCCCAGTACAGGGTTGTAACAAGTTGTATCAATCGTATGGGGGGATTTCGAGACATATCGCACGCAATCATTCGGGATCTCTCATATGTGGAATCGACGGCTGCACGCGTTCATTCGAGAACAAAGAGCCATTGGAGGAACACCGGAAGAAACACGAACAACAGTCCGATCCAGGAATATGCTACATAAAGGGGTATGCGGTGAAGAAGATCGATAAAGAGGACGGCACGGTTCTAATCTGCCCCTTCGAAGCCTGTTCGTCGTCTTGTCATTCAACATCGGGAATGACAAAGCACATCTCAAGGCATATTTCCCAAAGTAGTCTCGTAGACGACATAGCAAAGGAGCCTCCAGCGTTCCTATGTCCCCACGAGGGTTGTGGGCGAATATTCACAAAGGTTGGTGTATGCATTCGGTCGCACGATAACTTCTTATGTGACACGATCTCATACCGCATCGCTTGTCATGCCGTAAATAGTACATTCTGCCAATAG
- a CDS encoding LSM domain containing protein, putative — translation MTAPSKSFRDVKSVIKLNAYLNKKVYVKFSGGREVQGVLKGHDAMSNLVLDDTEEFLRDPEDPDRVTDKTRQLGLLVARGTSVTVIHPVEGTEKIANPFAGRMS, via the exons ATGACGGCTCCGAGTAAGAGCTTCCGCGACGTGAAGAGCGTTATAAAGCTGAACGCCTACCTGAACAAGAAGGTGTACGTAAAATTCAGCGGCGGACGCGAAG TTCAGGGGGTGTTGAAGGGTCATGACGCGATGTCGAATCTCGTTTTGGACGACACGGAAGAATTTTTGCGCG ATCCCGAAGACCCTGACAGAGTGACCGATAAAACCCGTCAATTGGGTCTTTTGGTTGCCCGCGGCACGTCG GTAACAGTTATTCATCCGGTGGAAGGAACGGAGAAGATTGCGAACCCATTTGCTGGTCGTATGTCTTAG
- a CDS encoding eukaryotic translation initiation factor 5, putative — protein sequence MSLVNIPRYCEDPNYRYKMPRLQSRIEGRGNGIKTNISNMGEIARALKRPPTYATKFFGCELGAMSKFEESEEKALINGAHTERALTQILDKFIEMYVLCAECHLPEIEVLVKKGVLCSRCNACGHKGSLDNTHKAATYMLKNPACLTEMSKHSSRTKKDSPKEGSADKEKDKDKEKEKKKKEKKEKEKKKRVSEDGQEDVNGVDGGVHGEEMEKLTVESAEICDIVDRLYSSLETGKFADPADFAEEVHMLQLSQDFDNVCRFYVAFCALFKDKFDVAALEQKMVLLKSLVKYAVQPKDILTAMAAFVVKMHPQQLEEYPYICRALYAGDLAEGRDFCRFYSKSARFEGFLAEAYLRTKEKAEPFVTWLQEDEDENEDSGSDD from the coding sequence ATGTCGTTGGTTAACATACCTCGCTACTGCGAGGACCCCAACTACAGGTACAAAATGCCGAGACTACAATCGCGCATTGAGGGCAGGGGAAACGGAATCAAAACAAACATTTCCAACATGGGTGAAATAGCCCGAGCGCTCAAGCGGCCACCCACCTACGCCACGAAGTTCTTCGGTTGCGAACTAGGAGCAATGTCAAAGTTCGAGGAGTCGGAGGAGAAAGCACTTATCAACGGAGCACACACGGAGCGTGCGCTAACGCAGATATTGGACAAGTTCATCGAAATGTACGTGCTCTGCGCAGAGTGCCACCTGCCGGAAATTGAGGTGCTGGTCAAAAAGGGGGTACTCTGCTCAAGGTGCAATGCGTGTGGACACAAGGGCAGTCTGGACAACACACACAAGGCGGCGACGTACATGTTAAAAAACCCAGCCTGCCTCACCGAAATGTCCAAGCATTCAAGCAGGACTAAAAAGGACTCGCCCAAAGAGGGATCGGCGGATAAAGAAAAGGACAAAGACAAGGAAAAGGAGAAAAAGAAAAAGGAGAAGAAGGAGAAAGAAAAGAAGAAACGCGTCTCAGAAGACGGGCAGGAGGATGTCAATGGAGTCGACGGAGGCGTGCATGGTGAAGAAATGGAAAAGCTCACCGTGGAAAGCGCTGAAATTTGTGACATTGTCGACCGGCTATACTCTTCTCTCGAAACTGGAAAGTTCGCAGACCCTGCAGACTTTGCCGAAGAAGTCCACATGCTGCAACTCTCACAGGATTTCGATAACGTATGCCGATTCTACGTCGCGTTCTGCGCTCTGTTCAAGGACAAGTTTGATGTCGCCGCGTTGGAGCAAAAAATGGTTTTGCTCAAATCGCTGGTCAAGTACGCAGTTCAGCCAAAGGACATACTCACCGCAATGGCTGCCTTTGTTGTTAAAATGCACCCCCAACAACTGGAGGAATACCCATACATTTGTCGTGCCCTGTACGCAGGCGATCTAGCTGAGGGACGTGACTTCTGCCGCTTCTACAGCAAAAGCGCAAGATTCGAAGGCTTCCTCGCCGAGGCATACTTACGGACCAAGGAAAAAGCGGAACCCTTcgtgacatggctacaggaagatgaagatgagAACGAAGACAGCGGATCGGACGATTGA
- a CDS encoding 40S ribosomal protein S12, putative — protein sequence MSDTEAPEAVAPVNTPEEPLQRLLHLAMSKGCLVRGLHQVTKALDAKKVKACVVSNQTSEEGYLKLILALCKEHGVPCIETDADCKTVGKWAGLCKYDIEGVARNIVGTTSVAITYFDESSETSEEMLKLIASLA from the coding sequence ATGTCCGACACAGAAGCACCTGAGGCCGTTGCGCCCGTCAACACCCCCGAGGAACCGCTCCAGAGGTTGCTCCACTTGGCCATGTCCAAGGGCTGCCTCGTAAGAGGACTCCACCAGGTCACCAAGGCACTGGATGCCAAGAAGGTCAAGGCTTGCGTGGTTTCCAACCAAACCAGTGAGGAGGGCTACCTCAAGCTTATCCTGGCCCTGTGCAAGGAACACGGAGTGCCCTGCATTGAGACGGATGCCGACTGCAAGACTGTCGGAAAGTGGGCTGGTTTGTGCAAATACGACATTGAAGGCGTCGCCCGCAACATTGTGGGAACCACCAGTGTCGCAATCACCTACTTTGACGAGTCATCGGAGACTTCTGAGGAAATGCTGAAACTTATCGCGTCATTGGCCTAA
- a CDS encoding 40S ribosomal protein S19, putative, with protein MELALDKQMLRVGRLDADVPYRRFNTSLKDCNPDVFIAAFAQQMELKNYVDPPKWTDYAKTSVAKELAPQNPKWFYIRSAAILRHLYFHPDEGIGRLRHVYASRKRRGCAPNHTCPASGKIIRTIVQQLEANGFLEKSKDNKGRRLSRRGCNIVNEFARHLTRSLMEQSSS; from the coding sequence ATGGAACTCGCATTGGATAAGCAGATGCTCAGGGTGGGCCGCTTGGACGCTGATGTGCCCTACCGTCGCTTCAACACGTCTTTGAAGGACTGCAACCCGGACGTGTTCATCGCCGCGTTCGCTCAGCAGATGGAGCTGAAGAACTACGTCGACCCTCCGAAGTGGACCGACTACGCCAAGACCAGCGTGGCGAAGGAGCTTGCTCCCCAGAACCCAAAGTGGTTCTACATTCGCAGCGCTGCTATTTTGCGCCACCTTTACTTCCACCCTGACGAGGGAATCGGTAGGCTGAGGCACGTGTACGCCTCCCGCAAGAGGCGCGGCTGCGCTCCCAACCACACCTGCCCTGCTTCCGGCAAGATCATCAGGACGATCGTGCAGCAGTTGGAGGCTAACGGTTTCCTTGAGAAGAGCAAGGACAACAAAGGGCGCCGCCTGTCTCGCCGCGGCTGCAACATCGTAAACGAGTTTGCGCGCCACTTGACCCGCAGCCTCATGGAGCAGAGCTCGTCTTGA